One window from the genome of Pyrus communis chromosome 16, drPyrComm1.1, whole genome shotgun sequence encodes:
- the LOC137720272 gene encoding CDPK-related kinase 3-like, producing MGQCYGKTIPTTENDPKSTTVTTITTSVHQPQTTPSQAGQNGAVSVKNTPARSSNPSPWPSPYPHGVSASPLPDGVSPSPARSSTPGRFFRRRFAPPSPAKHIKASLAKRFGKPKESPIPEEGGAEPEQSLDKSFGYGKNFGAKYELGKEVGRGHFGHTCSGRGKKGELRDQAVAVKIISKAKMTTAISIEDVRREVKILKALSGHKHLVKFYDACEDANNVYIVMELCEGGELLDRILSRGGKYAEEDAKHIVVQILSVVSFCHLQGVVHRDLKPENFLFASRSEDADMKLIDFGLSDFIRPDERLNDIVGSAYYVAPEVLHRSYSLEGDIWSIGVITYILLCGSRPFWARTESGIFRAVLRADPSFDDLPWPTISLEAKDFVRRLLNKDYRKRMTAVQALSHPWLRDDSRPLPLDILIYKLVKSYLHATPFKRAALKSLSKALTEEELIYLRAQFMLLEPDKDERVSLRNFKMALQRNSTEAMKESKVVDILNAMEPLAYRTMNFEEFCAAAISTHQLEALEGWEQIACTAFEHFEQEGNRVISIEELARELNLGPSAYNILRDWIRSADGKLNFLGYTKFLHGVTIRSSNTRHH from the exons ATGGGCCAGTGCTACGGCAAAACCATTCCCACCACCGAAAATGACCCCAAGTCCACCACCGTAACTACAATCACTACCTCCGTTCACCAACCTCAAACGACGCCGTCTCAGGCCGGGCAGAACGGGGCCGTCAGCGTAAAAAACACGCCGGCCAGGTCGTCGAACCCTAGCCCGTGGCCGAGCCCTTACCCACACGGTGTATCGGCCAGCCCGTTGCCCGATGGAGTGTCGCCGTCTCCGGCGAGGTCGTCGACTCCGGGTAGGTTTTTCAGGCGGAGGTTCGCGCCTCCTTCTCCGGCGAAGCACATAAAGGCGTCGCTAGCGAAGCGTTTTGGGAAGCCGAAGGAGAGTCCGATTCCGGAGGAGGGTGGGGCGGAGCCGGAGCAGTCGCTGGACAAGAGTTTCGGGTACGGGAAGAATTTCGGAGCTAAGTACGAGCTCGGGAAGGAGGTGGGGCGAGGGCATTTTGGTCATACTTGCTCTGGTAGGGGAAAGAAGGGTGAGCTCAGGGACCAGGCTGTGGCTGTTAAGATAATTTCGAAAGCCAAG ATGACGACAGCAATATCAATTGAAGATGTTCGTAGAGAGGTGAAGATATTGAAAGCTCTATCTGGGCATAAGCATCTTGTAAAATTTTATGATGCATGTGAAGACGCCAATAATGTTTACATTGTCATGGA ATTGTGTGAAGGGGGGGAACTTCTTGACAGAATTTTATCTAG AGGCGGAAAGTATGCAGAGGAAGATGCAAAACACATAGTGGTGCAAATCTTAAGTGTTGTTTCATTTTGTCATCTTCAAGGCGTTGTGCACCGTGACTTAAAACCAGAG AATTTCCTTTTCGCTTCTAGAAGTGAAGATGCTGATATGAAGCTTATTGATTTTGGTCTTTCTGACTTTATCAGACCAG ATGAAAGACTTAATGACATTGTTGGAAGTGCATACTATGTTGCGCCTGAAGTCCTCCATAGATCTTATAGCCTTGAGGGAGATATATGGAGCATTGGTGTTATCACCTATATCCTGCTATGTGGAAGCCGACCTTTCTGGGCACGAACCGAATCTGGAATTTTCCGTGCAGTGCTAAGAGCTGATCCGAGCTTCGATGATTTGCCCTGGCCTACTATATCTCTAGAGGCCAAGGACTTCGTAAGAAGACTTTTGAATAAGGACTACCGAAAAAGAATGACTGCTGTCCAAGCCTTAT CTCACCCATGGTTGCGAGATGATAGTCGTCCTCTTCCTTTGGATATATTGATATATAAATTAGTCAAATCATATCTCCATGCTACGCCGTTCAAACGTGCAGCACTTAAG TCTCTTTCCAAAGCTTTGACGGAGGAAGAGCTGATATATCTAAGAGCCCAATTCATGCTTTTGGAACCAGATAAAGATGAGCGCGTCTCTCTTCGTAATTTCAAAATG GCTCTACAGAGAAATTCAACCGAAGCGATGAAAGAGTCAAAGGTTGTTGATATCCTAAATGCG ATGGAACCGCTTGCTTATAGAACAATGAACTTCGAAGAATTTTGTGCAGCCGCAATCAGTACCCATCAATTGGAGGCCCTTGAAGGGTGGGAGCAGATAGCCTGTACCGCTTTTGAGCATTTTGAACAGGAGGGTAACCGAGTCATATCAATTGAAGAACTGGCAAGA GAATTAAATCTCGGCCCTTCTGCCTACAATATCCTCCGAGATTGGATCAGAAGCGCGGACGGAAAGCTCAATTTCCTTGGATATACAAAATTTTTGCACGGTGTGACGATCCGGAGCTCCAACACCAGACACCATTAG
- the LOC137719766 gene encoding uncharacterized protein produces MRLLQQQWEEIATCEGESLQQPPRGLQCRRESTQGLIKPTFRTVKVNCDGAWCSRTSMGGVGWVARDFVGIFKGAGGVGRILCVSSIMTEAEALRLALVACVERGFESVQVETDSHVLADMIHGSLQSEAILDGI; encoded by the coding sequence ATGCGATTACTTCAACAACAATGGGAAGAGATAGCGACGTGTGAGGGGGAATCACTGCAGCAGCCACCCCGTGGGCTGCAATGTAGAAGGGAGAGTACTCAAGGGTTGATAAAGCCAACTTTTCGAACAGTAAAAGTTAATTGTGATGGTGCATGGTGTAGTCGTACTAGTATGGGTGGCGTTGGGTGGGTTGCGAGGGATTTTGTGGGCATTTTCAAAGGTGCTGGAGGTGTGGGTAGAATCCTTTGTGTGTCGAGTATTATGACGGAAGCAGAAGCACTAAGGTTGGCTTTGGTGGCTTGTGTGGAAAGAGGCTTTGAGTCTGTTCAGGTGGAAACTGATTCACATGTTCTTGCCGACATGATTCATGGGAGTTTGCAATCGGAGGCAATTCTGGATGGTATTTGA
- the LOC137719767 gene encoding uncharacterized protein — translation MRRRQEGGKEQAYQFGMPLHGQRKCHQTAVPPQKSGAFNESVGRLGHYASPKKSMTQQSTSELVTDADLKFLIDSLVEKIGENVKWENVIDKRNDILSYYAKCCKPKDGPLTYLSVTLFENCSLEKLRDFYLDNDYIKQWDKMLIQHEQLQMDKNNGVEVGRTIQRFPLLTAREYVLGWRLWEGEDKTFYCFIKVTTT, via the exons ATGAGGAGAAGGCAGGAGGGAGGGAAGGAGCAAGCTTACCAATTCGGGATGCCTCTCCATGGACAGAGGAAGTGTCACCAGACGGCTGTGCCTCCTCAGAAGTCCGGGGCCTTCAATGAGTCCGTCGGGCGCTTAGGACACTATGCGTCACCGAAGAAGTCGATGACGCAACAGTC CACATCAGAACTGGTGACAGATGCAGATTTGAAGTTTCTGATTGATAGCTTGGTGGAGAAGATAGGCGAAAATGTGAAATGGGAAAATGTCATAGACAAAAGAAATGATATTCTATCTTACTATGCTAAGTGTTGCAAGCCTAAG GATGGTCCTTTGACATACTTGAGTGTGACACTATTTGAGAATTGCTCTCTTGAGAAGCTGAGAGACTTCTACTTGGACAATGATTACATAAAGCAATGGGACAAGATGCTGATTCAACATGAGCAGTTACAGATGGATAAAAACAATGGCGTTGAAGTTGGTCGGACAATACAAAGGTTTCCACTGTTGACAGCTAGAGAATATGTATTAGGTTGGAGATTGTGGGAGGGGGAAGATAAAACCTTTTATTGTTTTATCAAGGTAACTACTACCTGA